From a region of the Nocardioides ginsengisegetis genome:
- a CDS encoding DUF1501 domain-containing protein: MTTSPCCSEYAALSRRGLLTGAVALAGATTVLGSAVVTTSAATTPASSVLVVVSLRGAADGLSLVVPHADPVYYTARPRIAIPSDRLLVKDGMFGLHPELAPLLPLWNAGRLATVHATGLPAPNRSHFSAMEEVEDANPGSSVREGWLNRLIGTDASRSPLQGLNMGEGTIPTSLFGAQPVMSAGDIDGVWIPGDDQWDATGGRRASLHRMWDGNASPLGRAMQSTFDAVDDFNPVRSTPDHADTYPRSDLGRALAEVARVIRGDVGVEVITVDQGNWDMHADLGTVEWGRMNRNAADFAGSLAAFFDDLGALAGKVTVVCLSEFGRRVAENANYGLDHGYGNVMFLAGAGVVGGYHAQWPGLSGDLDSDLTVTTDYRSVLAEVVEARFAASTSTVFPGFVRSRVGVMS, from the coding sequence ATGACCACCTCCCCCTGCTGCAGCGAGTACGCCGCGCTGTCCCGCCGTGGGCTCCTCACCGGAGCCGTCGCCCTCGCCGGAGCCACCACGGTGCTCGGTTCGGCCGTGGTGACCACCTCGGCGGCGACCACGCCCGCCTCGTCCGTGCTCGTGGTCGTGTCGCTGCGAGGCGCCGCCGACGGCCTTTCCCTGGTCGTGCCGCACGCCGACCCCGTCTACTACACCGCGCGGCCCCGCATCGCGATCCCCTCGGACCGGCTGCTCGTCAAGGACGGCATGTTCGGGCTGCACCCCGAGCTCGCCCCGCTGCTTCCCCTCTGGAACGCCGGCCGGCTCGCGACCGTGCACGCCACCGGACTGCCCGCACCCAACCGCTCGCACTTCTCCGCGATGGAGGAGGTCGAGGACGCCAACCCCGGGTCCTCGGTCCGCGAGGGATGGCTGAACCGGCTCATCGGCACCGACGCGTCCCGCAGCCCGCTCCAGGGCCTCAACATGGGCGAGGGCACCATCCCGACATCGCTCTTCGGGGCCCAGCCCGTCATGTCGGCCGGCGACATCGACGGCGTCTGGATCCCCGGCGACGACCAGTGGGACGCCACCGGCGGCCGCCGCGCCTCACTGCACCGGATGTGGGACGGCAACGCCAGCCCCCTGGGCCGGGCGATGCAATCGACGTTCGATGCCGTCGACGACTTCAACCCGGTCCGCTCGACCCCGGACCACGCCGACACCTATCCCCGGTCCGACCTCGGGCGAGCCCTGGCCGAGGTGGCGCGCGTGATCCGCGGCGACGTCGGTGTCGAGGTGATCACCGTCGACCAGGGCAACTGGGACATGCATGCCGACCTCGGCACCGTGGAGTGGGGGCGGATGAACAGGAACGCCGCTGACTTCGCGGGCTCGCTGGCCGCGTTCTTCGACGACCTCGGAGCGCTGGCCGGCAAGGTCACGGTCGTCTGCCTCAGCGAGTTCGGTCGCCGCGTCGCGGAGAACGCCAACTACGGTCTCGACCACGGCTACGGCAACGTCATGTTCCTCGCGGGTGCGGGCGTCGTCGGCGGCTACCACGCCCAGTGGCCGGGCCTCTCGGGCGACCTCGACTCCGACCTCACGGTGACGACCGACTACCGCAGCGTCCTGGCCGAGGTCGTGGAGGCCCGTTTCGCGGCGTCGACGAGCACGGTGTTCCCGGGCTTCGTCCGCAGCCGGGTCGGCGTGATGTCCTGA
- a CDS encoding DUF1800 domain-containing protein, whose product MSPTRRSLLAGAGTAVATPVVLPAAAARAASYTPAHYVGAPLLSAQGRHLVGRFSYGVTPALARQVRDAGGPRAWFERQLDPAAVPDPGTGAYLSWWPSLARGPKELADRNETGVEGGWEVMLDYARWVLMRRMGSRRQLLETMTELWENHFNVPADGDASFTYRKDYGDTIRAQALGRFEDLLRAAVLHPAMLIYLDNAISTAKHPNENLGRELLELHTVGRGAYTEDDVKSSARILTGYAVDVWRTWEASYRSSTHWRGPVQVMEFSDPNADADGRAVAERYLSYLAHHPATAQRVARRLAVKFVGDDPPQALVDQLADVYLAHDTEIRPVLRALVASPAFASAVGAKVRDPGEDLVATYRALRVTVARPPAGSGGEKYTANAMLWQAASLGCMPFSWPRPDGQPIDNDSWATPSRLLASMGIHLGMSGGWWPKAGIAYHQPAWWVPEFPIRFNLLVDHLAQQLLHRRSDAALLEACCLAVDISPTERISRDHPLVQWNMPRLLTTFLDSPAFLTR is encoded by the coding sequence ATGTCCCCCACCCGTCGGTCCCTGCTCGCCGGCGCCGGCACGGCGGTCGCCACCCCGGTGGTGCTGCCCGCTGCTGCCGCGCGTGCCGCGTCGTACACCCCCGCCCACTACGTGGGCGCACCCCTGCTGTCCGCGCAGGGACGCCACCTCGTCGGCCGGTTCTCCTACGGCGTCACACCCGCGCTGGCCCGCCAGGTCCGCGACGCCGGCGGGCCGAGGGCGTGGTTCGAGCGGCAGCTCGACCCAGCGGCCGTCCCCGACCCCGGCACCGGCGCCTACCTCTCCTGGTGGCCGAGCCTGGCCCGCGGCCCGAAGGAGCTCGCCGACCGCAACGAGACGGGCGTCGAGGGCGGCTGGGAGGTGATGCTCGACTACGCCCGGTGGGTGCTGATGCGGCGGATGGGGTCGCGCCGGCAGCTGCTCGAGACGATGACCGAGCTCTGGGAGAACCACTTCAACGTCCCCGCCGACGGGGACGCGTCGTTCACCTACCGCAAGGACTACGGCGACACGATCCGCGCGCAGGCCCTGGGCCGATTCGAGGACCTGCTCCGCGCCGCGGTGCTGCACCCGGCGATGCTGATCTACCTCGACAACGCGATCTCGACCGCCAAGCACCCCAACGAGAACCTCGGCCGCGAGCTCCTCGAGCTCCACACCGTCGGGCGCGGCGCCTACACCGAGGACGACGTCAAGAGCTCCGCCCGGATCCTCACCGGGTACGCCGTCGACGTGTGGCGCACCTGGGAGGCGTCGTACAGGTCCTCGACGCACTGGCGGGGACCGGTCCAGGTCATGGAGTTCAGCGACCCCAACGCCGACGCCGACGGGCGGGCGGTCGCCGAGCGCTACCTCTCCTACCTCGCGCACCACCCGGCCACCGCCCAGCGGGTCGCGCGCCGACTGGCGGTGAAGTTCGTCGGCGACGACCCGCCGCAGGCGCTGGTCGACCAGCTGGCCGACGTCTACCTCGCGCACGACACCGAGATCCGTCCCGTCCTGCGGGCCCTCGTCGCGTCGCCGGCCTTCGCCTCAGCGGTCGGGGCCAAGGTGCGCGACCCCGGCGAGGACCTCGTCGCGACCTACCGGGCGCTGCGGGTCACGGTGGCGCGGCCTCCAGCCGGGTCCGGGGGCGAGAAGTACACCGCCAACGCGATGCTCTGGCAGGCCGCCAGCCTGGGGTGCATGCCGTTCTCGTGGCCGCGCCCCGATGGGCAGCCCATCGACAACGACTCGTGGGCGACCCCGTCGCGACTGCTGGCCTCCATGGGCATCCACCTCGGGATGTCCGGGGGCTGGTGGCCCAAGGCCGGCATCGCCTACCACCAGCCGGCCTGGTGGGTCCCGGAGTTCCCGATCCGCTTCAACCTGCTGGTCGACCACCTCGCCCAGCAGCTCCTGCACCGACGGTCGGACGCGGCCCTGCTCGAGGCGTGTTGCCTTGCGGTCGACATCTCGCCGACCGAGCGGATCAGCCGGGACCACCCGCTCGTGCAGTGGAACATGCCGCGCCTGCTCACCACCTTCCTCGACTCCCCCGCCTTCCTGACCCGGTGA
- a CDS encoding hemolysin family protein codes for MISWLLLGAALLLIVACGIFVAAEFAFVTVDRTRVDAAAAEGDHGAVGVQQALRTLSTQLSGAQVGITVTNLAIGFLAGPAIADLIDGPLGAVGTPGGAVRPVAVGIGLALGTILTMIFGELVPKNLALAKPMEVARATQRFQRAFTAVNKIPIRVLNGSANAFVRRLGMEPQEELRSARSSTELASLIQRSADQGTLDQETAELMERSVEFGSRTAGEIMTPRVRTTSVEVGDRASLVIELARETGHSRFPVYDADETVVGTVHVKNAVALPVNERATTRVKHLMAKPIVVPDSLRLDPLMALLRKDGFQMAIVLDEYGGHAGIVTLEDVIEEIVGDIADEHDRLGARARQRRDSSWSLSGLLRPDEVEDLTGIELPDHEDYDTIAGLVLQVIGRIPEVGDIAEVPVPDHSDPDEPREQLAVLTVELMDGLRIDRVGLRLHDGGHRADAGAGES; via the coding sequence ATGATCTCCTGGCTCCTGCTCGGCGCCGCCCTGCTGCTGATCGTGGCGTGCGGGATCTTCGTCGCCGCCGAGTTCGCCTTCGTCACCGTCGACCGCACGCGGGTCGACGCGGCGGCCGCCGAGGGTGACCACGGGGCAGTGGGCGTGCAGCAGGCGCTGCGCACCCTGTCCACCCAGCTCTCCGGCGCGCAGGTCGGCATCACCGTCACCAACCTGGCGATCGGCTTCCTGGCCGGGCCCGCCATCGCCGACCTGATCGACGGTCCGCTCGGCGCGGTGGGCACGCCCGGGGGCGCCGTACGTCCGGTGGCGGTCGGCATCGGGCTCGCCCTCGGCACCATCCTCACGATGATCTTCGGCGAGCTCGTGCCCAAGAACCTCGCGCTGGCCAAGCCGATGGAGGTCGCCCGGGCGACGCAGCGCTTCCAGCGCGCGTTCACGGCCGTCAACAAGATCCCCATCCGGGTGCTCAACGGGTCGGCCAACGCGTTCGTGCGCCGCCTCGGCATGGAGCCGCAGGAGGAGCTGCGCTCGGCCCGCAGCTCGACCGAGCTGGCCAGCCTGATCCAGCGCTCGGCCGACCAGGGCACGCTCGACCAGGAGACGGCCGAGCTCATGGAGCGCTCCGTGGAGTTCGGATCCCGCACGGCCGGCGAGATCATGACGCCGCGCGTGCGCACCACGAGCGTCGAGGTCGGCGACCGCGCCAGCCTCGTCATCGAGCTGGCCCGCGAGACCGGCCACTCCCGCTTCCCGGTCTACGACGCGGACGAGACCGTCGTCGGCACCGTCCACGTCAAGAACGCCGTGGCCCTGCCGGTCAACGAGCGGGCGACCACCCGGGTCAAGCACCTGATGGCCAAGCCGATCGTGGTGCCCGACTCGCTGCGCCTCGACCCGCTCATGGCCCTGTTGCGCAAGGACGGCTTCCAGATGGCGATCGTGCTCGACGAGTACGGCGGCCACGCCGGCATCGTGACGCTCGAGGACGTGATCGAGGAGATCGTCGGGGACATCGCCGACGAGCACGACCGCCTCGGCGCCCGGGCGCGCCAGCGCCGCGACTCGTCCTGGTCGCTGTCCGGCCTGCTGCGCCCCGACGAGGTGGAGGACCTGACCGGGATCGAGCTGCCCGACCACGAGGACTACGACACGATCGCCGGCCTGGTGCTGCAGGTGATCGGCCGGATCCCCGAGGTGGGCGACATCGCCGAGGTCCCGGTGCCCGACCACTCCGACCCTGACGAGCCGCGGGAGCAGCTCGCCGTGCTCACCGTCGAGCTCATGGACGGCCTCCGCATCGACCGGGTGGGCCTGCGCCTGCACGACGGCGGCCACCGGGCCGACGCCGGGGCGGGGGAGTCATGA
- a CDS encoding hemolysin family protein, which yields MSSGGAIVVAILLLLGNAFFVAAEFALVSARRTQIEPRAEAGNRFARTTLRAMENISLVIGVNQLGITVCSLVLGAVGEPAVSHLLEPVLHAAHVPEGFLHPVAFTGALAIVVYLHVVMGEMIPKNIALAGPDRAALVLGTPIWAIVTVLRPVIIVINAIAAAFLRLVGVRLMDEVSSTYTREEVAAMVEESRGEGLLEADEYDRLAGALGFTEKNVTSVLMPPDTLTTVARGASGADVEAICAATGFSRFPVAGDGGELLGYLHIKDVLEPDEERRERPLDDKWIRPFAPVTSDDTLHEALETLQRRGAHMARVVDAEGTTIGLATLEDVIEELVGEIRDAAHLEEPV from the coding sequence ATGAGCAGCGGTGGCGCGATCGTCGTCGCGATCCTGCTCCTCCTGGGCAACGCGTTCTTCGTGGCGGCCGAGTTCGCCCTGGTCTCCGCCCGGCGCACCCAGATCGAGCCGCGCGCCGAGGCCGGCAACCGCTTCGCGCGGACGACGCTGCGCGCCATGGAGAACATCTCGCTGGTGATCGGCGTCAACCAGCTCGGCATCACGGTCTGCTCGCTGGTCCTGGGTGCGGTCGGCGAGCCGGCCGTCTCCCACCTGCTCGAGCCGGTGCTGCATGCCGCGCACGTCCCCGAGGGGTTCCTGCACCCGGTCGCGTTCACGGGGGCCCTGGCGATCGTGGTCTACCTCCACGTGGTGATGGGGGAGATGATCCCCAAGAACATCGCGCTGGCCGGCCCCGACCGCGCCGCGCTCGTGCTCGGCACGCCGATCTGGGCGATCGTCACCGTCCTGCGGCCGGTCATCATCGTCATCAACGCGATCGCGGCGGCGTTCCTGCGGCTGGTCGGCGTACGCCTCATGGACGAGGTGAGCTCGACCTACACGCGCGAGGAGGTCGCGGCGATGGTGGAGGAGTCCCGGGGTGAGGGCCTTCTCGAGGCCGACGAGTACGACCGCCTCGCCGGCGCCCTCGGCTTCACCGAGAAGAACGTGACGTCGGTGCTGATGCCGCCCGACACGCTGACCACCGTCGCCCGCGGCGCGTCCGGCGCCGACGTCGAGGCCATTTGCGCGGCCACCGGCTTCAGTCGCTTCCCGGTGGCCGGCGACGGCGGCGAGCTGCTCGGCTACCTGCACATCAAGGACGTCCTCGAGCCCGACGAGGAGCGCCGCGAGCGGCCCCTCGACGACAAGTGGATCCGGCCGTTCGCGCCGGTCACGTCCGACGACACGCTGCACGAGGCCCTCGAGACCCTGCAGCGTCGTGGTGCGCACATGGCGCGCGTGGTCGACGCCGAGGGGACCACCATCGGCCTGGCCACGCTCGAGGACGTCATCGAGGAGCTGGTCGGCGAGATCCGCGACGCGGCCCATCTCGAGGAGCCGGTCTGA
- a CDS encoding CDP-alcohol phosphatidyltransferase family protein — MWTLPNLLSLIRLAGVPVFLWLVLGPEADGWALGLLVVSGITDFLDGWLARKLDQTSVVGQILDPVADRLYILAVVVGLALRDVIPWWTAVSLPLRDALMWGLVPLLRTRGYSSLPVHFLGKAATFNLLYAFPLLLLGDGEGIVATLAQVFGWAFALWGIGLYWWAGILYAWQVRRLLATTERRTTVRHG, encoded by the coding sequence GTGTGGACCCTCCCCAACCTGCTCAGCCTGATCCGGCTGGCGGGGGTCCCCGTGTTCCTCTGGCTCGTCCTCGGGCCGGAGGCCGACGGCTGGGCGCTGGGCCTCCTCGTGGTCTCCGGGATCACCGACTTCCTCGACGGCTGGCTGGCGCGCAAGCTCGACCAGACCTCGGTGGTCGGGCAGATCCTCGATCCCGTCGCCGACCGGCTCTACATCCTCGCCGTCGTGGTGGGACTCGCCCTGCGCGACGTCATCCCGTGGTGGACCGCGGTGTCACTGCCGCTGCGGGACGCGCTGATGTGGGGGCTGGTGCCCCTGCTGCGCACGCGGGGCTACAGTTCCCTGCCGGTGCACTTCCTCGGCAAGGCCGCGACCTTCAACCTGCTCTACGCCTTCCCGCTGCTCCTGCTCGGCGACGGTGAGGGCATCGTCGCCACTCTCGCCCAGGTCTTCGGCTGGGCGTTCGCCCTGTGGGGGATCGGGCTCTACTGGTGGGCCGGGATCCTCTACGCCTGGCAGGTCCGCAGGCTGCTGGCCACCACAGAACGCCGTACGACGGTCCGCCATGGCTGA
- a CDS encoding DUF881 domain-containing protein has translation MADVPDPAVRPAPQLPARVTLPLLTLITQQSLDEDYLHVAERRAATSPGPARIRPHRTAAVVVAVFGVLVTTAAVQTSRNASVNDASRATLISQITARRDSVSRLQDGIVAQRERNTRLQDTLARTTSAEQSAITRMRRLEVRTGFVPVRGEGVRITIDDPPGADGTEAVRDEDLALLVDGLWQAGAEAISINGQRLTALSAIRNASIAIHVNSRPISPPYTVLAIGDTRTLQANLLDTTHGLAFFDVAQQLGFVYELHNEDTLSLPAAPERLLRLRAAKAGTAADQNNHVDEENTP, from the coding sequence ATGGCTGACGTGCCGGACCCGGCCGTCCGGCCCGCGCCGCAGCTGCCGGCCCGGGTCACCCTGCCCCTGCTGACCCTCATCACCCAGCAGTCGCTGGACGAGGACTACCTCCACGTCGCCGAACGCCGTGCTGCCACGTCGCCGGGGCCGGCCCGGATCCGCCCGCACCGCACCGCGGCGGTGGTCGTCGCCGTGTTCGGGGTGCTCGTGACGACGGCGGCGGTGCAGACCTCGCGCAACGCCAGCGTCAACGACGCGTCCCGGGCGACGCTGATCTCGCAGATCACCGCCAGGCGCGACTCGGTCTCGCGGCTGCAGGACGGCATCGTGGCCCAGCGCGAGCGCAACACGCGGTTGCAGGACACGCTGGCGCGGACCACCAGCGCGGAGCAGTCCGCGATCACCCGGATGCGCCGGCTCGAGGTCCGCACCGGGTTCGTCCCCGTCAGGGGAGAGGGCGTCCGGATCACGATCGACGACCCGCCCGGGGCCGACGGGACCGAGGCCGTGCGCGACGAGGACCTCGCGCTGCTCGTCGACGGCCTGTGGCAGGCAGGCGCCGAGGCGATCTCGATCAACGGCCAGCGCCTGACCGCCCTGAGCGCCATCCGCAACGCGAGCATCGCCATCCACGTCAACAGCCGGCCGATCTCGCCGCCCTACACCGTCCTCGCCATCGGTGACACCCGCACCCTGCAGGCCAACCTGCTCGACACGACCCACGGGCTCGCGTTCTTCGACGTGGCGCAACAGCTCGGTTTCGTCTACGAGCTGCACAATGAGGACACGCTGTCCCTGCCGGCCGCGCCGGAGCGGCTGCTGCGCCTCCGGGCCGCCAAGGCCGGGACCGCGGCCGACCAGAACAACCACGTCGACGAGGAGAACACGCCGTGA
- a CDS encoding small basic family protein yields MIAALGLLVGIVLGLIFQPDVPLGLEPYLPIAVVAALDAVFGGLRAYLDGIFDDKVFVVSFFSNVVIAAAIVYLGDKLGVGGQLSTGVIVVLGIRIFSNVAAIRRHLFHA; encoded by the coding sequence GTGATCGCCGCACTCGGGCTGCTCGTGGGCATCGTCCTGGGCCTGATCTTCCAGCCCGACGTCCCGCTGGGACTGGAGCCCTACCTGCCCATCGCCGTCGTGGCCGCCCTCGACGCGGTCTTCGGCGGGCTGCGCGCCTACCTCGACGGCATCTTCGACGACAAGGTCTTCGTCGTCTCCTTCTTCAGCAACGTCGTGATCGCGGCCGCGATCGTCTACCTCGGGGACAAGCTCGGCGTCGGCGGCCAGCTCTCGACCGGCGTCATCGTGGTCCTCGGCATCCGGATCTTCTCCAACGTGGCGGCCATCCGGCGCCACCTCTTCCATGCATGA
- a CDS encoding DUF881 domain-containing protein, producing the protein MTDQSKPPAGPQDTGRQRLTEALRKPSRAQAIVGVLLAVVGFAAVTQVRANEVDSTYAGYREQDLIDVLNGLAGTTQRAQAEISRLEATREDLQSSTDARQAALDQAQARSDTLNILAGLVPVTGPGIRITIKELTAPVSTDDILDTIEELRAAGAEAMQINGQVRVIAQSSIQDAEGGFYVDDTLLEAPYVIDVIGDPHTLAGALSFPDGPTQRFEESGDEVTVDELNSLDIEAVRQPVQPQYAQPDPSQ; encoded by the coding sequence ATGACTGACCAGAGCAAGCCCCCGGCCGGCCCCCAGGACACCGGACGCCAGCGCCTCACCGAGGCGCTGCGCAAGCCGTCCCGCGCCCAGGCGATCGTCGGCGTGCTCCTGGCCGTCGTGGGCTTCGCAGCCGTCACGCAGGTCCGGGCCAACGAGGTCGACAGCACGTACGCCGGCTACCGCGAGCAGGACCTCATCGACGTGCTCAACGGCCTGGCCGGCACCACCCAGCGCGCCCAGGCCGAGATCTCGCGCCTCGAGGCGACCCGCGAGGACCTGCAGTCCAGCACCGACGCCCGGCAGGCGGCGCTCGACCAGGCCCAGGCGCGCTCGGACACCCTGAACATCCTGGCCGGACTGGTGCCCGTCACCGGCCCCGGCATCCGGATCACCATCAAGGAGCTCACGGCGCCGGTCAGCACCGACGACATCCTCGACACCATCGAGGAGCTCCGTGCCGCCGGCGCCGAGGCCATGCAGATCAACGGCCAGGTCCGGGTCATCGCGCAGAGCTCGATCCAGGACGCCGAGGGTGGGTTCTACGTCGACGACACGCTCCTGGAGGCGCCGTACGTCATCGACGTCATCGGCGACCCGCACACCCTCGCCGGGGCGCTGTCCTTCCCCGACGGCCCGACCCAGCGCTTCGAGGAGTCCGGTGACGAGGTCACCGTCGACGAGCTCAACTCGCTCGACATCGAGGCGGTCCGGCAGCCGGTGCAGCCTCAGTACGCCCAGCCCGACCCGAGCCAGTAG
- the gcvH gene encoding glycine cleavage system protein GcvH: MYPDDLKYTTEHEWLRTPGEHAGSVRIGITHYAQDALGDIVYVSLPEVGETVEAGSTCGELESTKSVSDVYAPVSGEVVARNESLDATPELVNNDPYGGGWLFEVVPTDASATDELMDAAAYEASLSA, encoded by the coding sequence TTGTACCCCGACGACCTGAAGTACACCACCGAGCACGAGTGGCTGCGGACGCCCGGTGAGCACGCGGGCTCGGTCCGGATCGGCATCACCCACTACGCCCAGGACGCCCTCGGCGACATCGTCTACGTGTCCCTGCCCGAGGTCGGCGAGACCGTCGAGGCCGGCAGCACCTGCGGCGAGCTGGAGTCCACGAAGTCGGTCAGCGACGTCTACGCGCCCGTGAGCGGCGAGGTCGTCGCCCGCAACGAGTCCCTCGATGCCACGCCCGAGCTGGTCAACAACGACCCGTACGGCGGCGGCTGGCTCTTCGAGGTCGTCCCCACCGATGCGTCCGCGACCGACGAGCTCATGGACGCCGCGGCCTACGAGGCCTCGCTCTCGGCCTGA
- a CDS encoding FHA domain-containing protein — MPFCTACGKQNPDDARFCAQCGTRLVSADTPATPEPPSADNAGESTATISISVGADKTETSDRQLNAVDAAAVDALPVGHALLVVQRGPGSGSRFLLDADQVNAGRHPDSEIFLDDVTVSRRHAEFNRSGDTFTVSDVGSLNGTYVNRDRIDKVLLKDGDEVQIGKYRLVFFSGHAG; from the coding sequence ATGCCGTTCTGCACAGCGTGTGGGAAGCAGAACCCCGACGACGCCCGTTTCTGCGCCCAGTGCGGGACGCGACTGGTGTCCGCGGACACACCCGCGACCCCTGAGCCGCCGTCGGCCGACAACGCCGGGGAGTCCACCGCGACGATCTCGATCTCGGTGGGCGCGGACAAGACCGAGACGTCCGACCGCCAGCTCAACGCCGTGGACGCGGCCGCCGTGGACGCGCTGCCCGTCGGGCACGCGCTCCTCGTCGTGCAGCGGGGCCCGGGCTCGGGCAGCCGGTTCCTGCTCGACGCAGACCAGGTCAACGCCGGACGCCACCCCGACAGCGAGATCTTCCTCGACGACGTGACGGTCTCGCGCCGGCACGCGGAGTTCAACCGCAGCGGCGACACCTTCACCGTCAGCGACGTGGGCAGCCTCAACGGCACCTACGTCAACCGCGACCGGATCGACAAGGTCCTGCTCAAGGACGGCGACGAGGTGCAGATCGGCAAGTACCGCCTCGTCTTCTTCTCCGGGCACGCGGGCTGA
- a CDS encoding MerR family transcriptional regulator: MHQPAATSGSRTRMNIGEVLDRLRPDFPGITIPKIRFLEDKGLIKPERTAAGYRKFSSDDVERLRYVLRMQRDHYLPLKVIGEHLDAIDRGLEPPPIEAVVPTVPQVALAADGLPSAESFARRDNLRLSRRELVKIAEISEDLLDQLEQYALITPRPGTGHYDTDALVIARTARELADFGFEPRHLRAFKTAADREVGLVEQVVAPHKRSRDTAAKARAEEAVSEIAALSVRLHATLVKTGLRSS, from the coding sequence ATGCACCAGCCCGCAGCCACCTCGGGGTCCCGGACGCGGATGAACATCGGCGAGGTGCTCGACCGGCTGCGCCCCGACTTCCCGGGGATCACCATCCCCAAGATCCGCTTCCTCGAGGACAAGGGACTCATCAAGCCCGAGCGCACCGCCGCCGGCTACCGGAAGTTCTCCTCCGACGACGTGGAGCGCCTGCGCTACGTCCTGCGGATGCAGCGCGACCACTACCTGCCGCTGAAGGTCATAGGGGAGCACCTCGACGCCATCGACCGGGGCCTGGAGCCGCCGCCGATCGAGGCGGTCGTGCCGACGGTGCCGCAGGTCGCGCTCGCGGCCGACGGCCTGCCGAGCGCCGAGTCGTTCGCGCGCCGGGACAACCTGCGCCTCTCGCGGCGTGAGCTGGTCAAGATCGCGGAGATCTCCGAGGACCTGCTCGACCAGCTCGAGCAGTACGCCCTGATCACCCCGCGACCCGGCACCGGCCACTACGACACCGACGCCCTGGTGATCGCCCGGACCGCCCGCGAGCTCGCCGACTTCGGGTTCGAGCCGCGCCACCTCCGGGCCTTCAAGACCGCGGCCGACCGCGAGGTAGGGCTCGTCGAGCAGGTCGTAGCACCGCACAAGCGCAGCCGCGACACTGCCGCCAAGGCACGCGCCGAGGAAGCCGTCAGCGAGATCGCTGCCCTCTCGGTGCGGTTGCACGCCACCCTCGTCAAGACGGGCCTGCGCTCCTCCTGA
- a CDS encoding bifunctional nuclease family protein — translation MREVDVMGVRVEMPSNQPIVLLREVSGERYLPIWIGAVEATAIAFAQQGVVPPRPLTHDLMKDVLEATGNELTEVRITDVKDGVFFATLVFGSGAEVSARPSDSIALALRTGSRIVCAEEVLDEAGLAVPAEQEDEVEKFREFLDQVTPEDFESL, via the coding sequence GTGCGCGAAGTCGATGTCATGGGAGTCCGGGTCGAGATGCCCTCGAACCAGCCGATCGTGCTGCTGCGCGAGGTGTCGGGGGAGAGGTACCTCCCGATCTGGATCGGGGCGGTCGAGGCCACCGCGATCGCCTTCGCCCAGCAGGGCGTGGTGCCACCGCGGCCCCTCACGCACGACCTCATGAAGGACGTCCTCGAGGCGACCGGCAACGAGCTCACCGAGGTGCGGATCACCGACGTCAAGGACGGGGTCTTCTTCGCGACCCTGGTCTTCGGCTCCGGCGCCGAGGTCAGCGCCCGGCCCTCCGACTCCATCGCCCTGGCCCTGCGGACCGGCTCGCGCATCGTGTGCGCCGAGGAGGTCCTCGACGAGGCCGGGCTCGCCGTGCCCGCCGAGCAGGAGGACGAGGTCGAGAAGTTCCGCGAGTTCCTCGACCAAGTCACCCCCGAGGACTTCGAGTCTCTCTAG
- a CDS encoding MerR family transcriptional regulator, whose protein sequence is MNENEQELGTSVETAKAVEAAEEQGLLFSDDVSPLPSDTGYRGPTACSAAGITYRQLDYWARTGLIEPTVRGAKGSGSQRLYSFQDILLLKVVKRLLDAGISLQQIRTAVQHLRQRGTEDLTRVTLMSDGVSVYECTSNDEIIDLLQGGQGVFGIAIGGVWQEIEGTLAELPSERTAEDDAPSASDELAARRAARQTG, encoded by the coding sequence GTGAACGAGAACGAGCAGGAGCTGGGCACCAGCGTCGAGACCGCCAAGGCGGTCGAGGCTGCGGAGGAGCAGGGTCTCCTCTTCAGCGACGACGTGTCGCCGCTCCCGAGTGACACCGGTTACCGGGGTCCCACCGCGTGCAGTGCCGCGGGCATCACCTATCGCCAGCTGGACTACTGGGCCCGCACCGGCCTCATCGAGCCCACCGTGCGCGGCGCCAAGGGCTCCGGCTCGCAGCGCCTCTACAGCTTCCAGGACATCCTGCTGCTCAAGGTCGTCAAGCGCCTGCTCGACGCCGGCATCTCACTGCAGCAGATCCGCACCGCCGTGCAGCACCTCCGCCAGCGTGGCACCGAGGACCTCACCCGCGTCACGCTGATGAGCGACGGCGTCTCGGTCTACGAGTGCACGAGCAACGACGAGATCATCGACCTCCTCCAGGGCGGTCAGGGCGTCTTCGGCATCGCCATCGGCGGCGTGTGGCAGGAGATCGAGGGCACCCTCGCCGAGCTGCCCAGCGAGCGCACCGCCGAGGACGACGCCCCCTCGGCCAGCGACGAGCTCGCGGCGCGTCGTGCCGCCCGCCAGACCGGCTGA